One window from the genome of Streptomyces sp. NBC_00287 encodes:
- the serS gene encoding serine--tRNA ligase — MIDLRLLREDPDRVRASQRARGEDVALVDALLSADERRRSSGVRFDELRSEQKSLGKLIPKATPEERAELLQKAEQLKTDVKAAEAAQNEADDETKRLALQLGNLVHPDVPVGGEEDFVVLETHGTIRDFGAEGFEPKDHLELGEALGAIDVERGAKVSGSRFYYLTGVGALLELALVNAAIAQATEAGFTPMLTPALVRPRAMEGTGFLGQASENVYHLEKDDYYLVGTSEVPLAAYHMDEILDADKLPLRYAGFSPCFRREAGTYGKDTRGIFRVHQFDKVEMFSYVVPEDAENEHKRLLDWEKQWLTGLELPFQVIDVASGDLGASASRKYDCEAWIPTQGKYRELTSASNCDGFQARRLSVRMRDGKKVQPLATLNGTLCAVPRTIVAILENHQLADGSVRVPEVLRPYLGGRELLEPVAK, encoded by the coding sequence GTGATTGACCTTCGCCTGCTCCGTGAGGACCCCGACCGTGTGCGCGCGTCCCAGCGCGCCCGTGGAGAGGACGTCGCGCTCGTCGACGCTCTCCTGTCTGCCGACGAGCGGCGCAGGTCGTCCGGCGTCCGCTTCGACGAGCTGCGCTCCGAGCAGAAGTCGCTCGGCAAGCTGATCCCCAAGGCCACTCCGGAGGAGCGGGCCGAGCTTCTGCAGAAGGCGGAGCAGCTCAAGACGGACGTCAAGGCCGCGGAGGCCGCGCAGAACGAGGCGGACGACGAGACCAAGCGCCTCGCCCTCCAGCTCGGCAACCTCGTCCACCCGGACGTGCCGGTCGGCGGCGAGGAGGACTTCGTCGTCCTGGAGACGCACGGCACCATCCGCGACTTCGGCGCCGAGGGCTTCGAGCCCAAGGACCACCTGGAGCTCGGCGAGGCGCTGGGCGCCATCGACGTCGAGCGCGGCGCCAAGGTCTCCGGCTCGCGCTTCTACTACCTCACCGGTGTCGGCGCCCTGCTGGAGCTGGCCCTCGTCAACGCGGCGATCGCCCAGGCCACCGAGGCCGGCTTCACCCCGATGCTGACCCCGGCGCTGGTCCGCCCGCGCGCCATGGAGGGCACCGGCTTCCTCGGCCAGGCCTCGGAGAACGTGTACCACCTGGAGAAGGACGACTACTACCTGGTCGGCACCTCCGAGGTCCCGCTCGCCGCGTACCACATGGACGAGATCCTCGACGCGGACAAGCTGCCGCTGCGGTACGCCGGCTTCTCGCCGTGCTTCCGCCGCGAGGCCGGCACCTACGGCAAGGACACCCGGGGCATCTTCCGCGTGCACCAGTTCGACAAGGTCGAGATGTTCTCCTACGTCGTCCCCGAGGACGCGGAGAACGAGCACAAGCGGCTCCTGGACTGGGAGAAGCAGTGGCTCACCGGCCTGGAGCTGCCCTTCCAGGTCATCGACGTCGCCTCGGGCGACCTGGGCGCCTCCGCCTCCCGTAAGTACGACTGCGAGGCGTGGATCCCGACCCAGGGCAAGTACCGCGAGCTGACCTCGGCCTCCAACTGCGACGGCTTCCAGGCGCGCCGCCTGTCCGTCCGTATGCGCGACGGCAAGAAGGTGCAGCCGCTGGCGACCCTCAACGGCACGCTGTGCGCGGTGCCGCGCACGATCGTGGCGATCCTGGAGAACCACCAGCTGGCCGACGGTTCGGTGCGGGTGCCCGAGGTGCTGCGTCCGTACCTGGGCGGCCGGGAGCTGTTGGAGCCGGTCGCCAAGTGA
- a CDS encoding ABC transporter permease, with protein MYDPTVARLTYRALLGRRRALILGALPLLLIVISVIVRALAGADDQTASDLLGGIALATMVPIIGVIAGTGAIGPEIDDGSVVYLLSKPIKRPTIIFTKLIVAIAVTMVFSAVPTLISGFILNGNGQQIAVAYTVAALVASIAYAALFLLLGTVSRHAVVFGLVYALVWEALFGSLVAGARTLSVQQWSLAVAHEVTGGDLVTSDVGITTATVLLVAVTVLATWYAGQKLRSLTLAGEE; from the coding sequence ATGTACGACCCCACAGTCGCCCGACTCACCTACCGGGCCCTGCTCGGCCGCCGCCGGGCCCTCATCCTCGGCGCCCTGCCGCTGCTGCTGATCGTGATCTCGGTGATCGTCCGTGCCCTCGCCGGCGCCGACGACCAGACCGCCTCCGACCTGCTCGGCGGGATCGCGCTGGCCACCATGGTGCCGATCATCGGCGTCATCGCGGGCACCGGAGCGATCGGACCGGAGATCGACGACGGCTCGGTGGTGTATCTGCTGTCCAAGCCGATCAAGCGCCCGACGATCATCTTCACCAAGCTGATCGTGGCCATCGCGGTGACGATGGTGTTCTCCGCGGTACCGACCCTGATCTCCGGCTTCATCCTCAACGGCAACGGCCAGCAGATCGCCGTGGCCTACACGGTGGCGGCACTGGTCGCCTCCATCGCCTACGCGGCACTCTTCCTGCTCCTCGGCACGGTGTCCCGGCACGCGGTGGTCTTCGGTCTGGTCTACGCCCTGGTCTGGGAGGCCCTGTTCGGCTCCCTGGTGGCGGGCGCGCGCACGCTGAGCGTCCAGCAGTGGTCGCTGGCCGTCGCTCATGAGGTGACCGGCGGGGACCTCGTCACCTCGGACGTGGGCATCACCACGGCGACGGTGCTCCTGGTCGCGGTGACGGTCCTCGCCACCTGGTACGCGGGCCAGAAGCTGCGCTCGCTGACACTGGCGGGCGAGGAGTAG
- a CDS encoding HAD family hydrolase, whose protein sequence is MSFAYRLIATDLDGTLLRSDDSISQRTRDALAAATAAGAAHIVVTGRAAPWTRHILDDLGYQGLAVCAQGAQVYDAGEHRLLTSVTLDRQLAGVALAKIEAEVGPLFLAASRDGLEGEVLVGPGYALTGSLPSTSFTDASDLWSAPLNKIYIQHPSLTDDELADAARRAAGGFVTVAMAGAGIVELLPLGLSKATGLSIAARRLGLKAADTIAFGDMPNDLPMFAWSSYGVAMAGAHEELKAVADEVTSSNDEDGIAVVLERLLS, encoded by the coding sequence GTGAGTTTCGCCTATCGGCTGATCGCGACCGATCTCGACGGGACGCTGCTGCGCTCCGACGACTCGATCTCGCAGCGCACCCGTGACGCGCTCGCCGCGGCCACCGCGGCGGGCGCCGCGCACATCGTCGTGACCGGACGTGCGGCGCCCTGGACCCGGCACATCCTCGACGACCTGGGGTACCAGGGGCTCGCGGTGTGCGCGCAGGGTGCACAGGTGTACGACGCCGGTGAGCACCGTCTGCTGACTTCGGTGACGCTCGACCGGCAACTGGCCGGGGTGGCGCTCGCGAAGATCGAGGCGGAGGTCGGTCCCCTGTTCCTGGCGGCGAGCCGGGACGGGCTGGAAGGCGAGGTGCTGGTCGGGCCGGGGTACGCGCTCACGGGCTCGCTGCCGTCGACGTCGTTCACGGATGCGTCGGATCTGTGGTCGGCCCCGCTGAACAAGATCTACATACAGCACCCTTCGCTGACGGACGACGAACTGGCGGACGCCGCGAGGCGCGCCGCGGGTGGGTTCGTGACGGTGGCGATGGCGGGCGCGGGGATTGTGGAGCTGCTTCCGCTGGGGCTGTCGAAGGCGACGGGGCTGTCCATCGCGGCCCGCCGCCTGGGCCTGAAGGCCGCCGACACGATCGCCTTCGGCGACATGCCGAACGACCTGCCGATGTTCGCCTGGTCGTCGTACGGCGTGGCGATGGCGGGGGCACACGAGGAACTCAAGGCGGTGGCGGACGAGGTCACGTCCTCCAATGACGAGGACGGGATCGCGGTCGTGCTCGAACGACTGCTGTCGTAA
- a CDS encoding ABC transporter permease: MALDQPVAGDQTRIHDIGYRNYDGPRLGRTYATRSLYSQSLRGAYGLGRSVKSKVLPMLLFVVMCVPAAIMVAVAVATKANDLPVDYTRYAIVMQAVISLYVASQAPQSVSRDLRFKTVPLYFSRPIETADYVRAKFAALASAMFVLTAAPLLVLYVGALLAKLDFTDQTKGFAQGLVSVALLSLLFAGLGLVIASVTPRRGFGIAAVIAVLTISYGAVSTLQAIAEVQDSTGSIAWIGLFSPITLIDGVQSAFLGATSAFPGGVGPTNGEGVVYVLVTLGLIAACYGLLMRRYRKVGL, from the coding sequence ATGGCTCTTGACCAGCCCGTTGCGGGCGACCAGACCCGCATCCACGACATCGGCTACCGCAACTACGACGGCCCCCGCCTCGGCCGCACCTACGCCACCCGCTCCCTCTACTCGCAGTCCCTGCGCGGCGCCTACGGCCTCGGCCGCTCGGTGAAGTCCAAGGTGCTGCCGATGCTGCTGTTCGTGGTGATGTGCGTACCGGCGGCCATCATGGTCGCGGTCGCCGTCGCCACCAAGGCGAACGACCTGCCCGTCGACTACACCCGCTACGCGATCGTCATGCAGGCGGTCATCAGCCTCTACGTCGCCTCCCAGGCACCCCAGTCCGTCTCCCGCGACCTGCGCTTCAAGACCGTGCCGCTGTACTTCTCGCGGCCGATCGAGACCGCGGACTATGTGCGCGCGAAGTTCGCGGCGCTGGCCTCGGCGATGTTCGTCCTCACCGCGGCTCCGCTGCTCGTCCTCTATGTGGGCGCGCTGCTGGCCAAGCTCGACTTCACCGACCAGACCAAGGGATTCGCACAGGGACTCGTCTCGGTGGCTCTGCTCTCGCTGCTCTTCGCCGGCCTCGGCCTGGTCATCGCCTCGGTCACCCCGCGCCGCGGCTTCGGCATCGCCGCCGTGATCGCCGTACTGACCATCTCCTACGGCGCCGTCTCCACCCTCCAGGCCATCGCCGAGGTGCAGGACAGCACCGGATCCATCGCCTGGATCGGCCTCTTCTCGCCGATCACGCTCATCGACGGAGTGCAGTCCGCGTTCCTCGGCGCGACCTCGGCGTTCCCCGGAGGCGTCGGCCCGACGAACGGGGAGGGCGTGGTCTACGTCCTCGTCACCCTCGGCCTGATCGCCGCCTGCTACGGCCTGCTGATGCGCCGCTACCGAAAGGTCGGACTGTGA
- a CDS encoding LLM class flavin-dependent oxidoreductase — protein MSLRLSTVILPYRRWHEGSREAWQRAEQLGFHTAYTYDHLSWRSFRDGPWFGAVPTLTAAAAVTDQLRLGTLVTSPNFRHPVTLAKELISLDDISGGRLTLGIGAGGTGFDATALGQEPWTPRERADRLAEFVPLLDRLLTEDAVSYEGDFYSAHEARNIPGCVQRPRLPFAIAATGPRGLRLAARHGQAWVTTGDPKLYENGTPEQSVQAIRGQIEKLADACAAIGRDASAMDKILLTGFTPDRARPLESLDAFVDFAGRHRELGFTEIVIHWPIPESDFAADVKVFEQIAMEATAQLG, from the coding sequence ATGAGTCTGCGTCTGAGCACCGTGATCCTCCCGTACCGCCGCTGGCACGAGGGGAGCCGTGAGGCTTGGCAGCGGGCGGAACAGCTCGGCTTCCACACCGCCTACACCTACGACCATCTGTCCTGGCGCAGCTTCCGGGACGGCCCGTGGTTCGGTGCCGTACCGACGCTGACCGCCGCCGCGGCCGTCACCGACCAGCTGCGACTCGGCACCCTGGTCACCTCCCCGAACTTCCGGCACCCGGTGACCCTCGCCAAGGAGCTGATCTCACTCGACGACATCTCCGGCGGGCGCCTCACGCTCGGTATCGGCGCCGGCGGCACCGGCTTCGACGCCACCGCCCTCGGCCAGGAGCCCTGGACCCCGCGCGAGCGGGCCGACCGGCTCGCCGAGTTCGTCCCGCTCCTCGACCGGCTGCTCACCGAGGACGCCGTCTCCTACGAGGGCGACTTCTACTCCGCCCACGAGGCCCGCAACATCCCCGGCTGTGTCCAGCGCCCCCGTCTGCCCTTCGCCATCGCCGCGACCGGCCCGCGCGGACTGCGGCTCGCGGCCCGTCACGGCCAGGCCTGGGTGACCACCGGCGACCCGAAGCTGTACGAGAACGGCACTCCCGAACAGTCGGTTCAAGCCATTCGCGGACAGATCGAGAAGCTCGCCGACGCCTGCGCCGCGATCGGCCGGGATGCGAGCGCCATGGACAAGATCCTGCTCACCGGTTTCACCCCCGACCGCGCCCGTCCGCTGGAGTCCCTCGACGCGTTCGTGGACTTCGCGGGGCGCCATCGCGAGCTGGGATTCACCGAGATCGTGATCCACTGGCCGATCCCCGAGTCGGACTTCGCCGCGGATGTGAAGGTCTTCGAGCAGATCGCGATGGAGGCGACGGCCCAGCTGGGCTGA
- a CDS encoding ABC transporter ATP-binding protein gives MTTLNIDHVSRWFGNVVAVNDITMTIGPGVTGLLGPNGAGKSTLINMMGGFLAPSNGTVTLDGEQVWRNESIYKHIGIVPEREAMYDFLTGREFVVANAELHGLGAKAAQRALATVEMEYAQDRKIQTYSKGMRQRVKMASALVHNPSLLLLDEPFNGMDPRQRMQLMDLLRKMGDEGRTVLFSSHILEEVEQLAWHIEVVVAGRHAASGDFRKIRRLMTDRPHRYLVRSSDDRALAAALIADPSTSGIEVDLAEGALRIQAVDFGRFTALLPRVARDHGIRLHTVSPSDESLESVFSYLVAA, from the coding sequence GTGACCACGCTCAACATCGACCACGTATCGCGCTGGTTCGGCAATGTGGTCGCCGTCAACGACATCACCATGACCATCGGCCCCGGCGTGACCGGCCTGCTCGGCCCCAACGGCGCCGGAAAGTCCACCCTCATCAACATGATGGGCGGCTTCCTGGCCCCCTCCAACGGCACCGTCACGCTCGACGGCGAGCAGGTGTGGCGCAACGAGTCGATCTACAAGCACATCGGCATCGTCCCCGAGCGCGAGGCGATGTACGACTTCCTCACCGGCCGCGAATTCGTCGTCGCCAACGCCGAGTTGCACGGCCTGGGCGCGAAGGCCGCCCAGAGGGCGCTGGCCACGGTCGAGATGGAGTACGCGCAGGACCGCAAGATCCAGACGTACTCCAAGGGCATGCGGCAGCGCGTGAAGATGGCGAGCGCGCTGGTCCACAACCCGTCGCTGCTCCTGCTCGACGAGCCCTTCAACGGCATGGACCCGCGCCAGCGCATGCAGTTGATGGACCTCCTGCGGAAGATGGGCGACGAGGGCCGCACGGTCCTCTTCTCCTCCCACATCCTCGAAGAGGTCGAGCAACTCGCCTGGCACATCGAGGTCGTCGTCGCCGGACGGCACGCGGCCAGCGGTGACTTCCGCAAGATCCGCCGCCTGATGACCGACCGCCCGCACCGCTACCTGGTGCGCTCCAGCGACGACCGCGCCCTCGCGGCCGCGCTGATCGCCGACCCGTCGACCTCCGGCATCGAAGTCGACCTGGCGGAGGGCGCGTTGCGCATCCAGGCCGTCGACTTCGGCCGCTTCACGGCCCTGCTGCCGCGGGTCGCCCGCGACCACGGCATCCGGCTGCACACGGTCTCGCCGTCCGACGAGTCCCTCGAGTCCGTCTTCTCGTATCTCGTCGCGGCGTAG
- the pheA gene encoding prephenate dehydratase, with amino-acid sequence MPASYAYLGPEGTFTEAALRTLPEAATRELVPYVSVQSALDAVRTGEAEAAFVPIENSVEGGITTTLDELVAGAPLMIYREVLLSITFALLVRPGTKLSDIKTVSAHPAAQPQVRNWLKNNLPDAHWESAASNADAARLVQEGQYDAAFAGEFAAALYGLEVLESGIHDAENAQTRFVLVGRPARPAAPTGADKTSVVLWQRDDHPGGLRDLLGEFATRGINLMLLQSRPTGAGIGNYCFCIDAEGHISDRRVAEALMGLKRICLEVRYLGSYPRADVDADGVSAPRPGTSDEAFMSASDWVARCQDGRF; translated from the coding sequence ATGCCAGCGAGCTATGCGTATCTCGGTCCCGAAGGCACCTTCACCGAAGCCGCCCTGCGCACGCTTCCCGAGGCGGCCACGCGGGAGCTGGTCCCGTATGTGTCCGTGCAGTCCGCGCTCGACGCGGTACGTACCGGTGAGGCCGAGGCCGCTTTCGTGCCGATCGAGAACTCCGTCGAGGGCGGGATCACCACCACCCTCGACGAGCTGGTCGCGGGCGCCCCGCTGATGATCTACCGCGAGGTGCTGCTGTCGATCACCTTCGCGCTGCTGGTCCGGCCGGGCACCAAGCTCTCCGACATCAAGACGGTCTCCGCACACCCGGCCGCCCAGCCGCAGGTCCGCAACTGGCTGAAGAACAACCTCCCGGACGCGCACTGGGAATCGGCCGCCTCGAACGCGGACGCCGCCCGCCTGGTCCAGGAGGGGCAGTACGACGCGGCCTTCGCGGGCGAGTTCGCCGCCGCCCTGTACGGCCTCGAGGTCCTGGAGAGCGGGATCCACGACGCGGAGAACGCCCAGACCCGGTTTGTGCTGGTGGGCCGCCCGGCCCGGCCCGCGGCGCCGACCGGAGCGGACAAGACCTCCGTCGTGCTGTGGCAGCGCGACGACCACCCCGGCGGGCTGCGCGATCTGCTGGGCGAGTTCGCGACCCGGGGCATCAACCTGATGCTGCTCCAGTCCCGGCCCACCGGCGCGGGCATCGGCAACTACTGCTTCTGCATCGACGCGGAGGGTCATATCTCCGACCGGCGAGTGGCGGAGGCCCTGATGGGGCTGAAGCGGATCTGCCTGGAGGTGCGGTACCTCGGCTCGTATCCGCGCGCGGATGTGGACGCGGACGGCGTCAGCGCGCCGCGGCCCGGGACCTCCGACGAGGCGTTCATGTCGGCCTCGGACTGGGTGGCGCGGTGCCAGGACGGGCGGTTCTGA
- a CDS encoding SDR family oxidoreductase, with protein MTVLSGARERWVRTGGVELCVAELGDPSQPTVLLVHGYPDSKEVWSDVAARLADDFHVVLYDVRGHGRSTAPQPLRGGFTLEKLTDDFLAVVDAVSPDRPVHLVGHDWGSVQSWEFVTVQRTEGRIASFTSMSGPSLDHFGHWIQRRMKRPTPRRVGQLLGQGAKSWYVYLLHTPVLPELAWRGPLGKTWPRILSRMEKVPADNYPTSSLPSDAAHGAWLYRDNVRPRLRRPRGHAYAHAPVQLITPLGDAFLSEKLYDELELWAPQLTRRTLPAKHWVPRTRPDQLASWISEFVTSVEGGRQQPKAIGKYADRFGGQLVLITGAGSGIGRATAYAFAEAGARVVAVDRDAEAAARTAEMSRLVGAPDAWAETVDVSDEQAMEKLAEKVATEYGVVDVLVNNAGIGLSGDFLDTTSDDWRKVLDVNLWGVIHGCRLFGRQMADRGQGGHIVNTASAAAYQPSRALPAYSTTKAAVLMLTECLRAELADQGIGVTAICPGFVNTNITSTARFAGVDAEEESRRQKKSARLYGLRNYPPEKVASAILRGIVNNEAVVPVTPEARGAHLLSRFAPGVLRRIARVKPPV; from the coding sequence GTGACAGTGCTTTCGGGCGCGCGTGAGCGCTGGGTGCGGACCGGCGGGGTCGAACTGTGCGTGGCGGAGCTGGGGGATCCTTCTCAGCCAACTGTGCTTCTGGTGCACGGTTACCCGGACAGCAAGGAGGTCTGGTCGGACGTCGCCGCGCGGCTGGCCGACGACTTCCACGTGGTGCTGTACGACGTCCGGGGCCATGGCCGCTCCACGGCCCCGCAGCCGCTGCGGGGTGGGTTCACGCTGGAGAAGCTGACGGACGACTTCCTGGCGGTCGTGGACGCGGTGAGCCCGGACCGTCCGGTGCATCTGGTGGGCCATGACTGGGGCTCGGTGCAGTCCTGGGAGTTCGTGACGGTGCAGCGCACGGAGGGCCGCATCGCGTCCTTCACGTCCATGTCCGGCCCGTCGCTCGACCACTTCGGCCACTGGATCCAGCGGCGCATGAAGCGGCCGACCCCGCGCCGGGTGGGCCAACTCCTGGGCCAGGGCGCCAAGTCCTGGTACGTATACCTGCTGCACACCCCGGTCCTGCCGGAACTGGCATGGCGGGGACCGCTGGGGAAGACCTGGCCGCGCATCCTGTCGCGGATGGAGAAGGTACCGGCGGACAACTACCCGACGTCCTCGCTCCCTTCGGACGCGGCGCACGGGGCGTGGCTGTACCGGGACAACGTACGGCCGCGTCTGCGCCGCCCGCGCGGGCACGCGTACGCGCACGCGCCGGTGCAGCTGATCACCCCGCTGGGCGACGCGTTTCTCTCGGAGAAGCTCTACGACGAACTTGAACTGTGGGCTCCGCAGTTGACGCGCCGGACGCTCCCGGCCAAGCACTGGGTGCCGCGCACCCGGCCCGACCAACTGGCGTCCTGGATCTCCGAGTTCGTGACGTCGGTGGAGGGCGGCAGGCAGCAGCCGAAGGCGATCGGCAAGTACGCCGACCGCTTCGGGGGCCAGCTGGTCCTGATCACCGGCGCGGGCAGCGGCATCGGCCGGGCCACGGCGTATGCCTTCGCCGAGGCGGGCGCGCGCGTGGTGGCGGTGGACCGGGACGCGGAAGCGGCGGCCCGTACGGCGGAGATGTCCCGCTTGGTCGGCGCCCCGGACGCCTGGGCGGAGACCGTCGACGTCTCCGACGAGCAGGCGATGGAGAAGCTGGCGGAGAAGGTCGCCACCGAGTACGGAGTGGTCGATGTCCTGGTGAACAACGCCGGGATCGGCCTGTCCGGCGACTTCCTCGACACGACGTCGGACGACTGGCGCAAGGTCCTGGACGTCAACTTGTGGGGCGTGATCCACGGTTGCCGCCTCTTCGGCCGGCAGATGGCGGACCGCGGCCAGGGTGGCCACATAGTCAATACGGCATCGGCGGCGGCCTATCAGCCGTCCAGGGCCCTGCCCGCCTACAGCACGACCAAGGCGGCGGTCCTGATGCTGACCGAGTGCCTGCGCGCGGAGTTGGCGGACCAGGGCATCGGAGTCACGGCGATCTGTCCCGGCTTTGTGAACACCAACATCACATCGACCGCACGTTTCGCGGGAGTTGACGCGGAGGAGGAGTCCCGTCGGCAGAAGAAGTCGGCCCGGCTGTACGGCTTGCGCAACTACCCACCGGAGAAGGTAGCGAGCGCGATTCTGCGTGGAATCGTCAACAACGAGGCGGTGGTTCCGGTGACTCCCGAGGCCCGTGGGGCGCATCTGCTGTCACGGTTCGCACCCGGGGTGCTGCGGAGGATCGCGCGGGTCAAGCCGCCTGTATGA
- a CDS encoding RNA 2'-phosphotransferase encodes MKERPIDDRRTVKVSKYLSKHLRHQPERIGLTLDEAGWVEIDTLIAAAAAHGFRFTREELDHVVATNDKRRFAIDGTRIRASQGHSIEVELGLPPATPPPYLYHGTVAHSLDAIRAEGLRPMNRHDVHLSADRETATRVGARRGRPVVLSVDAGAMHRDGHVFHVSANGVWLTKAVPPQYLRFPESRHGTQ; translated from the coding sequence ATGAAAGAAAGACCCATCGACGACCGCCGCACGGTGAAGGTGTCGAAGTACCTCTCCAAGCACCTCCGCCACCAACCCGAGCGCATCGGTCTCACCCTCGACGAGGCCGGCTGGGTGGAGATCGACACCCTCATCGCCGCGGCGGCGGCCCACGGCTTCCGGTTCACCAGGGAAGAACTGGACCACGTGGTCGCCACGAACGACAAACGCCGCTTCGCCATCGACGGCACCCGTATCCGGGCCAGCCAGGGCCACAGCATCGAGGTCGAACTGGGCCTCCCCCCGGCGACCCCACCGCCGTACCTCTACCACGGCACCGTGGCCCACTCCCTGGACGCGATCCGCGCGGAGGGCCTACGTCCCATGAACCGCCATGACGTCCATCTCTCGGCCGACCGTGAGACAGCGACCCGCGTAGGCGCCCGCCGAGGCCGCCCGGTCGTGCTCTCCGTCGACGCGGGGGCCATGCACCGGGACGGCCATGTCTTCCACGTCAGCGCGAACGGCGTCTGGCTGACCAAGGCCGTTCCACCCCAGTACCTGCGCTTTCCGGAGTCGCGGCACGGCACACAGTGA
- a CDS encoding M24 family metallopeptidase — protein MATAVTSERSAELQGFRRVQRLAYECAEAVAAQLQPGVTEREAARMQREWLRERGVRDWFHLPFAWFGDRTAFVDFRIPLQFFPTNRRLEPGMPFILDMAPVYEGFTADIGYSGSLGVNQVQHKLMDDLQAHRELILGEVRERRSLREIYEDVDRLMVRQGYANRHRAYPFGVIAHKVDRVRERRWSPRLFGFGTQSLKGLAADAVHGHREGWSPLWSPYRFSDHPPQPGLWAVEPHLGFRGTGAKFEEILVVTDSADPEESAFWLDDDLPHVRRWAEEK, from the coding sequence ATGGCTACGGCAGTGACCAGTGAACGCTCGGCGGAGCTGCAAGGTTTCCGGAGAGTGCAGCGCCTTGCCTACGAGTGCGCGGAGGCGGTGGCGGCCCAGCTGCAACCGGGTGTGACCGAGCGTGAGGCGGCGCGCATGCAGCGGGAGTGGCTGCGCGAGCGCGGGGTGCGGGACTGGTTCCACCTCCCCTTCGCCTGGTTCGGCGACCGTACGGCGTTCGTGGACTTCCGTATTCCGCTGCAGTTCTTCCCGACGAACCGCCGCCTCGAGCCGGGGATGCCGTTCATCCTGGACATGGCTCCGGTGTACGAGGGTTTCACCGCCGACATCGGCTATTCGGGCTCGCTCGGTGTGAACCAGGTGCAGCACAAGCTGATGGACGACCTCCAGGCACACCGCGAGCTGATCCTCGGCGAGGTGCGCGAGCGCCGCTCGCTGCGGGAGATCTACGAGGACGTGGACCGTCTGATGGTCCGCCAGGGCTATGCCAACCGGCATCGCGCGTACCCCTTCGGCGTGATCGCCCACAAGGTGGACCGGGTACGGGAGCGGCGCTGGTCACCGCGGCTCTTCGGGTTCGGCACCCAGTCCCTCAAGGGCCTGGCCGCGGACGCGGTGCACGGCCACCGTGAGGGCTGGTCGCCGCTGTGGTCGCCGTACCGCTTCTCCGACCACCCGCCGCAGCCGGGACTGTGGGCGGTCGAACCCCACCTGGGCTTTCGGGGGACGGGCGCGAAGTTCGAGGAGATCCTGGTGGTCACGGACTCCGCGGACCCCGAGGAGAGCGCCTTCTGGCTGGACGACGATCTGCCGCATGTGCGGCGCTGGGCGGAGGAGAAGTGA
- a CDS encoding ABC transporter ATP-binding protein codes for MIATESLSKRFPRVTALDRLSVDVGPGVTGLVGANGAGKSTLIKILLGLSPATEGRAEVLGLDVATKGAAIRERVGYMPEHDCLPPDVSATEFVVHMARMSGLPPTAARERTADTLRHVGLYEERYRPIGGYSTGMKQRVKLAQALVHDPHLVFLDEPTNGLDPVGRDEMLGLIRRIHTDFGISVLVTSHLLGELERTCDHVVVIDGGKLLRSSSTTDFTQTTTTLAIEVTDTDEHPDGTRAVREALHARGVTTDEGSGLPGAGHILLLTAQGEATYDLVRDVIADLGLGLVRMEQRRHHIAEVFTDSDEQRKEAAVHGS; via the coding sequence GTGATCGCGACCGAAAGCCTGAGCAAGCGGTTCCCCCGGGTGACCGCGCTTGACCGGCTCTCCGTGGACGTCGGGCCCGGTGTGACCGGACTCGTCGGAGCCAATGGAGCCGGCAAGTCCACACTGATCAAGATCCTGCTGGGTCTGTCCCCCGCCACGGAGGGCCGCGCCGAGGTGCTGGGCCTCGACGTCGCCACCAAGGGCGCCGCCATCCGTGAACGCGTCGGCTATATGCCGGAGCACGACTGTCTGCCGCCGGACGTCTCGGCCACCGAGTTCGTCGTCCATATGGCGCGCATGTCAGGGCTGCCGCCGACCGCAGCGCGCGAGCGCACCGCGGACACGCTGCGCCATGTCGGTCTGTACGAGGAGCGCTACCGCCCCATCGGCGGCTACTCCACCGGCATGAAGCAGCGCGTGAAGCTGGCCCAGGCCCTGGTCCACGACCCGCACCTGGTCTTCCTCGACGAGCCGACCAACGGCCTCGACCCGGTCGGCCGCGACGAGATGCTCGGCCTGATCCGCCGGATCCACACGGACTTCGGCATCTCGGTGCTGGTCACCTCCCATCTGCTGGGCGAGCTGGAGCGGACCTGCGACCACGTCGTCGTCATCGACGGCGGCAAGCTGCTGCGCTCCAGCTCCACCACCGACTTCACCCAGACCACGACCACCCTCGCGATCGAGGTCACCGACACCGACGAACACCCCGACGGCACCCGCGCGGTGCGCGAGGCGCTCCACGCGCGCGGGGTGACCACCGACGAAGGCAGCGGCCTCCCGGGCGCCGGGCACATCCTGCTGCTGACCGCGCAGGGCGAGGCGACGTACGACCTGGTCCGCGACGTGATCGCGGACCTCGGCCTCGGCCTGGTGCGCATGGAGCAGCGCCGGCATCACATCGCGGAGGTCTTCACCGACAGCGACGAGCAGCGGAAGGAGGCGGCCGTTCATGGCTCTTGA